A portion of the Oncorhynchus gorbuscha isolate QuinsamMale2020 ecotype Even-year linkage group LG19, OgorEven_v1.0, whole genome shotgun sequence genome contains these proteins:
- the LOC124006186 gene encoding glutenin, high molecular weight subunit PW212-like, with product MDSGGTVLPGSICMEINKDSCLSVSTSLLYTMELNNKSVHNFPGEEAENPGTLSRGSREPWDTFQRKQRTLGHFTEEAENPGTLSRGSREPWDTLQRKQRTLGHHPEEAENPGTLYRGSREPWDTIQRKQRTLGHYPEEAENPGTLSRGSREPWDTIQRKQRTLGHYPEEESENPGTLSRGSREPWDTIQRKQRTLGHFTEEAENPGTLSRGSREPWDTIQRRKQRTLGHFTEEAENPGTLSRGSREPWDTIQRRKQRTLGHFTEEAENPGTLSRGSREPWDTIQRKQGTLGHFIEEAENPGTLSRGSREPWDTLQRKQRTLGHFIEEAGNPGTLSRGSREPWDTLQRKQRTLGQFTEEAENPGTLSRGSREPWDTLLRKQRTLGHFPEEAGNPGTLSRGSREPWDTLQRKQRTLGHFTEEAENPGTLSRGSREPWDTIQRKQRTLGHYPEEEAENPGTLYRGSREPWDTIQRKQRTLGHYPEEAENPGTLSRGGSREPWDTIQRKQGTLGHFTEEAENPGTLYRGSREPWDTIQRKQRTLGHYPEEAENPGTLYRGSRETWDTFQRRKRRTLGHFPEEEAENPGTLSRGSREPWDTFQRKQGTLGHYTEEAETPRTLYRGSREPWDTIQRNQGTLGHFPEEAGNPGTLSRGSREPWDTFQRKQGTLGQISSWFSERERGRARESEGERGRGTKAAVFSLYKNMSATMLKLQYI from the exons ATGGACAGTGGGGGAACTGTACTGCCCGGCTCCATTTGTATGGAGATTAACAAAGACTCCTGTTTAAGCGTCTCCACATCTCTGCTCTACACGATGGAGCTCAACAATAAATCTGT TCACAACTTTCCAGGGGAGGAAGCAGAGAACCCTGGGACACTATCCAGAGGAAGCAGAGAACCCTGGGACACTTTCCAGAGGAAGCAGAGAACCCTGGGACACTTTACAGAGGAAGCAGAGAACCCTGGGACACTATCCAGAGGAAGCAGAGAACCCTGGGACACTTTACAGAGGAAGCAGAGAACCCTGGGACACCATCCAGAGGAAGCAGAGAACCCTGGGACACTTTACAGAGGAAGCAGAGAACCCTGGGACACTATCCAGAGGAAGCAGAGAACCCTGGGACACTATCCAGAGGAAGCAGAGAACCCTGGGACACTATCCAGAGGAAGCAGAGAACCCTGGGACACTATCCAGAGGAAGCAGAGAACCCTGGGACACTATCCAGAGGAGGAATCAGAGAACCCTGGGACACTTTCCAGAGGAAGCAGAGAACCTTGGGACACTATCCAGAGGAAGCAGAGAACCCTGGGACACTTTACAGAGGAAGCAGAGAACCCTGGGACACTATCCAGAGGAAGCAGGGAACCCTGGGACACTATCCAGAGGAGGAAGCAGAGAACCCTGGGACACTTTACAGAGGAAGCAGAGAACCCTGGGACACTATCCAGAGGAAGCAGAGAACCCTGGGACACTATCCAGAGGAGGAAGCAGAGAACCCTGGGACACTTTACAGAGGAAGCAGAGAACCCTGGGACACTTTCCAGAGGAAGCAGAGAACCCTGGGACACTATCCAGAGGAAACAGGGAACCCTGGGACACTTTATTGAGGAAGCAGAGAACCCTGGGACACTATCCAGAGGAAGCAGAGAACCCTGGGACACTTTACAGAGGAAGCAGAGAACCCTGGGACACTTTATTGAGGAAGCAGGGAACCCTGGGACACTATCCAGAGGAAGCAGGGAACCCTGGGACACTTTACAGAGGAAGCAGAGAACCCTGGGACAATTTACAGAGGAAGCAGAGAACCCTGGGACACTATCCAGAGGAAGCAGGGAACCCTGGGACACTTTATTGAGGAAGCAGAGAACCCTGGGACACTTTCCAGAGGAAGCAGGGAACCCTGGGACACTATCCAGAGGAAGCAGGGAACCCTGGGACACTTTACAGAGGAAGCAGAGAACCCTGGGACACTTTACAGAGGAAGCAGAGAACCCTGGGACACTATCCAGAGGAAGCAGAGAACCCTGGGACACTATCCAGAGGAAGCAGAGAACCCTGGGACACTATCCAGAGGAGGAAGCAGAGAACCCTGGGACACTTTACAGAGGAAGCAGAGAACCCTGGGACACTATCCAGAGGAAGCAGAGAACCCTGGGACACTATCCAGAGGAAGCAGAGAACCCTGGGACACTATCCAGAGGAGGAAGCAGAGAACCCTGGGACACTATCCAGAGGAAGCAGGGAACCCTGGGACACTTTACAGAGGAAGCAGAGAACCCTGGGACACTTTACAGAGGAAGCAGAGAACCCTGGGACACTATCCAGAGGAAGCAGAGAACCCTGGGACACTATCCAGAGGAAGCAGAGAACCCTGGGACACTTTACAGAGGAAGCAGAGAAACCTGGGACACTTTCCAGAGGAGGAAGCGGAGAACCCTGGGACACTTTCCAGAGGAGGAAGCGGAGAACCCTGGGACACTTTCCAGGGGAAGCAGAGAACCATGGGACACTTTCCAGAGGAAGCAGGGGACCCTAGGACACTATACAGAGGAAGCAGAGACCCCTAGGACACTATACAGAGGAAGCAGAGAACCCTGGGACACTATCCAGAGGAACCAGGGAACCCTGGGACACTTTCCAGAGGAAGCAGGGAACCCTGGGACACTTTCCAGAGGAAGCAGGGAACCCTGGGACACTTTCCAGAGGAAGCAGGGAACCCTGGGACAAATATCATCATGGttttcagagagagagcgagggagagcgagggagagcgagggagagcgagggagaggaacaAAAGCAGCAGTATTTTCACTATACAAAAATATGAGCGCAACAATGTTAAAGTTACAGTacatataa